In a genomic window of Gammaproteobacteria bacterium:
- a CDS encoding membrane hypothetical protein (Evidence 5 : Unknown function), which produces MFNTHWIMIPISFFPAGISCGLLGITAEGILFITLFISICWLHIAFYFLCKVFLDIEFGQLPKMELLIALGSFMTGYLLSFGYQNFRSFCISLLAWGIFFFHDFVFGISLLFGGSTLKGILSRDMPPIRRTRRFYTKIKNDDS; this is translated from the coding sequence ATGTTCAACACTCACTGGATAATGATTCCAATATCTTTTTTTCCAGCAGGAATTTCTTGCGGACTTTTAGGAATAACCGCCGAAGGAATTTTATTTATCACTTTGTTTATTTCTATTTGCTGGCTGCATATCGCATTTTATTTCTTGTGTAAGGTTTTTCTCGATATCGAATTTGGTCAATTACCAAAAATGGAATTGCTGATTGCACTAGGCAGTTTTATGACGGGATATCTTCTTTCTTTTGGATATCAAAATTTCCGTAGTTTTTGCATATCGCTTCTCGCGTGGGGAATATTCTTTTTTCATGATTTTGTCTTTGGCATATCATTATTATTTGGTGGTTCCACGTTAAAAGGTATTTTATCGCGGGATATGCCACCAATAAGAAGAACACGACGTTTTTATACGAAAATTAAAAATGATGATAGTTAA
- a CDS encoding V/A-type H+/Na+-transporting ATPase subunit D yields MSQRLKVPPTKSSLLALRRQENFLQEGYTLLERKRDLLTRLVYERLNRYRRLRIEVRDALVNAYRWLAIIQLRMGSRSLHQAALGSIPALQVNIFPRSSLGVEYPAVSAELRPLQPVGLMGTDASFDEARDHLARLTIILANLGEAEMALRRMLAEQRKTQKRVNALKYNVIPRYQATIHFIQSSLEEEERNTLFQTKLLCKQDVA; encoded by the coding sequence ATGTCTCAACGGCTAAAGGTTCCTCCAACCAAGAGTTCCCTGCTGGCGCTGCGTCGCCAGGAAAATTTTTTGCAAGAAGGGTACACATTGCTTGAACGCAAGCGCGATTTGTTGACACGTTTGGTTTATGAACGGTTGAATCGCTACCGTCGTTTACGAATTGAAGTACGAGATGCCTTAGTGAACGCCTATCGTTGGCTGGCCATCATTCAATTACGGATGGGAAGTCGGAGTTTGCATCAAGCGGCCTTGGGTTCAATTCCGGCATTGCAAGTCAATATTTTTCCACGCTCGAGTCTGGGCGTGGAATACCCAGCGGTGAGTGCCGAGCTTCGGCCTTTACAGCCTGTGGGATTAATGGGAACCGATGCAAGTTTCGATGAAGCGCGGGATCACCTAGCACGATTGACCATCATTCTTGCCAACCTTGGCGAGGCGGAAATGGCATTGCGTCGAATGCTGGCCGAGCAACGTAAAACTCAAAAAAGAGTAAATGCATTAAAATATAATGTTATTCCTCGTTATCAAGCCACAATTCATTTTATTCAGTCTTCCCTGGAAGAAGAGGAACGGAATACTTTATTTCAAACCAAATTATTGTGTAAGCAAGATGTAGCCTGA
- a CDS encoding putative Demethylmenaquinone methyltransferase (Evidence 3 : Putative function from multiple computational evidences): MVLKNKIMKHSSVDPRESIREEKLGTVWTNELNKVFANIAPHYDIANYVASFGLWGWFRHRFMKMMEVHPHERILDVCAGTNAIGIALLEREPTLEVHAIDRSVEMQEVGKKNAAKRGFNIQSVIADVHVLPFPDNYFDVVTLQFASRHLRVRQVFTEIHRVLKPGGRFYHCDMLRPTNRIVGIFYYGYLRFTLWLTASLFRSGKVALSCKKYFINALQMFYSVPELSNLLIELGYINVTGKGIFSDMLGVHRAIKPSLD; the protein is encoded by the coding sequence ATGGTTCTCAAAAATAAAATAATGAAGCACTCTTCCGTCGATCCGCGTGAAAGTATCCGCGAAGAAAAACTTGGTACTGTTTGGACCAATGAATTAAACAAGGTATTCGCTAACATCGCGCCACATTACGATATTGCGAATTATGTGGCGAGTTTTGGGTTGTGGGGATGGTTTCGCCATCGTTTTATGAAAATGATGGAAGTGCATCCACACGAAAGGATATTGGATGTCTGCGCCGGAACCAATGCCATTGGTATTGCACTCCTTGAGCGTGAACCAACCCTTGAAGTACATGCCATTGATCGAAGCGTAGAAATGCAGGAGGTAGGCAAGAAAAACGCAGCAAAGCGGGGATTTAATATTCAGAGTGTAATTGCTGATGTGCATGTTCTTCCATTTCCAGATAATTACTTCGACGTGGTTACCCTACAATTTGCTTCGCGTCATCTCCGCGTGCGCCAAGTATTTACCGAGATCCATCGAGTGCTCAAGCCGGGAGGACGTTTTTATCATTGCGACATGTTGCGTCCGACAAATCGAATTGTTGGAATATTTTATTATGGTTATCTACGTTTCACCCTATGGTTGACAGCTTCTTTATTTCGTAGTGGAAAGGTGGCGCTTAGTTGCAAAAAATATTTCATCAATGCTCTGCAAATGTTTTATTCTGTACCGGAATTATCCAACCTGCTGATTGAATTAGGTTATATAAATGTCACTGGAAAAGGGATATTCTCCGATATGCTCGGAGTTCATCGTGCGATTAAGCCATCTTTAGACTAA
- the atpB gene encoding V-type ATP synthase beta chain, with translation MREKEYRLASAARGGLLFMRGITGVAFADRVVVRDHRGRRRNGQVIRSSADIVLIQVLEGTDDLNLENTWVRFLDEPIELSVSPELLGRVFNGTGAPRDDRPRVISDLRRNVNGSPVNPAARTYPREFIQTGISTIDGLNSLVRGQKLPIFSGSGLPHNRLAAQIVRQAKLLSEDAHFAVVFAAMGVSHADARFFEENFESSGVLGNVVMFINLADDPPIERLILPRTALTAAEYLAYDLDMHVLVVMTDMTHYAEALREVATAKGDVPSRKGYPGYLYSDLAEIYERAGRIKNRHGSITFVPVLSMPSDDITHPIPDLTGYITEGQIVLSRELHGQGVYPPVNISPSLSRLMKDGVGKNFTREDHPRVASQLYASYAHAQEIRNLASIIGAEELSTIDRRYLEFAKRFESHFVGQGEDEDRSIIDSLNIAWDLLSLLPPELLSRVREADIAKYHRQEKSSIPEEV, from the coding sequence ATGAGAGAAAAAGAATATCGTCTCGCCTCCGCAGCCCGTGGAGGACTGTTATTCATGCGCGGAATCACGGGCGTGGCTTTCGCTGATCGAGTCGTGGTTCGTGATCATCGTGGCCGGCGACGTAATGGCCAAGTCATCCGTAGCTCCGCAGACATCGTACTGATTCAGGTGTTAGAAGGCACAGACGATCTCAATCTGGAAAATACTTGGGTACGTTTTCTGGATGAACCCATCGAATTATCGGTCTCGCCAGAGTTGTTAGGACGAGTATTCAATGGCACTGGTGCCCCCCGCGATGATCGTCCACGGGTAATTTCCGATCTGCGCCGCAATGTCAACGGTTCTCCTGTGAATCCCGCCGCTCGGACCTATCCACGGGAATTCATTCAGACCGGAATTTCCACCATTGATGGCTTGAATTCTCTGGTACGTGGCCAGAAGTTACCCATTTTTTCTGGATCGGGCTTGCCCCACAATCGCCTCGCTGCCCAAATCGTGCGCCAGGCAAAGCTCCTCTCAGAGGACGCCCATTTTGCAGTGGTATTTGCCGCAATGGGAGTCTCGCACGCGGACGCGCGATTCTTCGAGGAAAATTTTGAATCGTCGGGAGTGTTGGGCAATGTGGTAATGTTTATTAACCTTGCCGATGATCCTCCTATTGAACGACTTATTTTGCCGCGCACTGCACTCACCGCCGCAGAATATCTTGCCTATGATTTGGACATGCACGTTTTGGTGGTAATGACCGATATGACCCATTACGCTGAGGCGTTGCGCGAGGTTGCCACAGCCAAAGGAGATGTTCCATCGCGCAAAGGCTATCCAGGATATCTCTATTCAGACCTGGCGGAAATTTACGAACGCGCCGGGCGAATCAAAAATCGTCATGGTTCAATTACCTTCGTGCCGGTTTTATCGATGCCCTCCGATGACATCACCCACCCAATTCCCGATTTAACTGGATATATCACCGAAGGTCAGATTGTTTTGTCCCGTGAATTGCACGGTCAAGGCGTCTACCCACCGGTGAATATTTCTCCGTCGTTGTCCCGTTTGATGAAGGATGGCGTGGGCAAAAATTTTACCCGCGAGGATCATCCACGGGTAGCGAGTCAACTGTATGCCTCTTATGCGCATGCTCAGGAAATTAGAAATTTGGCATCGATTATTGGTGCGGAGGAACTGTCTACAATCGACCGTCGCTACCTTGAATTCGCCAAACGTTTTGAAAGTCATTTTGTTGGACAAGGCGAGGATGAAGATCGATCCATCATTGATAGTTTGAATATCGCCTGGGATCTATTATCGCTACTGCCACCAGAATTACTATCCAGGGTACGCGAGGCAGATATTGCAAAATATCACCGTCAGGAAAAGAGCAGCATCCCGGAAGAGGTCTAA
- a CDS encoding hypothetical protein (Evidence 5 : Unknown function), translating to MITALIIIFSFTLGVKIMVMKKLLVLRDLFPEKQMYYDSLIKLAKMFIIPTTVLLVGALIFKIWRN from the coding sequence ATGATTACCGCACTAATTATTATTTTTTCGTTTACACTGGGTGTAAAAATTATGGTAATGAAAAAACTGTTGGTACTTCGTGATTTATTTCCAGAAAAGCAGATGTATTATGATTCGTTAATCAAGCTTGCTAAAATGTTTATTATCCCGACCACTGTTTTGTTAGTCGGGGCGTTAATTTTCAAAATTTGGAGAAATTAA